The Chryseobacterium sp. 52 genome includes a region encoding these proteins:
- the pheT gene encoding phenylalanine--tRNA ligase subunit beta gives MKISNNWLKDFIKTELKTERIGEFLTDIGLEVEGIEKFESVKGSLEGIVVGKVLTCEKHPNADKLKKTTVDVGNGKILNIVCGAPNVEAGQTVPVAVVGTKIYDKTGNFFEIKEAKIRSEVSQGMICAEDELGLSEDHGGIMVLDETKYEVGKNFADYFELTNDEVLEIGLTPNRTDAMSHYGVARDLHAFLSTNQQKSTFEKVSSETLNNEGSHNFTLEVENTELCPRYIGAVIEEVKVAESPSWLKDRLKAIGLSPINNIVDITNYILHGYGQPLHAFDADKIADSKVKVGTVKVGTKFTTLDGVERTLNGSEVMIKDGKDNPLCIAGVFGGAESGVSNETKTIFLESAYFNPVAVRKGAKFHGLSTDASFRFERGVDPNITRTAITHAIKMIQEIAGGKLMGDLLEEYPKKIEDNYVIIRFSRIEQILGTKIHREKVKEILKSLEIQVLNEIQNGLEISVPAYRADVTREIDVIEEILRIYGYNKIDAPQKISFTPVKLSANDQDELENNWARTLQSIGFNEVMNNSLTSVKDETDAVKLLNPLSGDLAFMRKSLLEGLLQNAVYNINRKNQDIKFFEFGKIYHKKDKYEERKQLAILVTGRDVAENWLQPKSAVSFYNLKAYVKVLLERLGINYKEVALTDERFSDSLAYEADGKTLVRIGKVSPVLMKDFDIDQDCFYAEIELELAQELRSENVLKFRDIPKFNKIRRDLALLIDKTVNYQDLYQTAKKNKSPFIKSINLFDVYEGKNLPEGKKSYAMSFELLNEEKTLEEKEISEVMDSLIKAFQKEYNAELRS, from the coding sequence ATGAAAATATCAAACAACTGGCTGAAAGACTTTATCAAAACGGAACTGAAAACTGAAAGGATTGGAGAATTCCTGACAGATATAGGTCTTGAAGTTGAAGGGATAGAAAAATTTGAAAGCGTAAAAGGCAGTCTGGAAGGTATTGTAGTAGGGAAAGTATTAACCTGCGAGAAACATCCGAATGCAGACAAATTAAAGAAGACAACAGTTGACGTAGGAAACGGGAAAATATTAAATATCGTTTGCGGAGCTCCGAATGTAGAAGCAGGACAGACTGTTCCTGTAGCTGTTGTCGGAACAAAAATCTATGACAAAACCGGAAACTTTTTTGAAATCAAAGAAGCTAAAATCAGAAGCGAGGTTTCCCAGGGGATGATCTGTGCGGAAGATGAACTGGGCCTTAGTGAAGACCACGGTGGAATTATGGTTTTAGATGAAACCAAATATGAAGTGGGGAAAAACTTTGCAGATTATTTTGAATTAACGAATGATGAGGTTTTAGAGATCGGGTTAACGCCAAACAGAACGGATGCAATGTCGCATTACGGGGTAGCAAGAGATCTTCATGCTTTCCTTTCAACAAACCAACAGAAATCAACGTTTGAGAAAGTTTCTTCTGAAACGCTGAACAATGAAGGCTCACACAATTTCACTTTAGAAGTTGAGAATACGGAGCTGTGTCCAAGATATATCGGAGCTGTCATCGAAGAAGTGAAAGTGGCAGAATCCCCATCCTGGCTAAAAGACAGATTAAAAGCAATCGGTTTAAGCCCGATTAACAATATTGTAGATATTACCAACTATATCCTTCATGGCTACGGACAGCCTCTTCATGCATTTGATGCAGATAAGATTGCTGACAGCAAAGTGAAAGTGGGAACTGTGAAAGTAGGAACTAAATTCACAACTTTAGATGGCGTTGAAAGAACATTGAACGGTTCTGAAGTCATGATCAAAGACGGTAAAGATAACCCATTGTGTATTGCCGGTGTTTTCGGTGGTGCCGAATCAGGCGTTTCAAATGAAACAAAAACGATATTCCTGGAAAGTGCTTACTTCAATCCGGTAGCGGTAAGAAAAGGAGCGAAATTTCATGGTTTAAGTACAGATGCTTCTTTCAGATTTGAAAGAGGAGTAGACCCGAATATTACGCGGACAGCTATCACTCATGCAATCAAAATGATTCAGGAAATTGCTGGTGGAAAATTAATGGGAGACCTGTTAGAAGAATATCCAAAGAAAATAGAAGACAATTATGTGATCATCAGATTCTCAAGGATTGAACAGATTCTGGGAACCAAGATTCACAGAGAGAAAGTAAAAGAGATCTTAAAATCTCTGGAGATCCAGGTTTTAAATGAGATCCAGAACGGACTTGAGATTTCTGTTCCTGCTTACAGAGCAGATGTAACAAGAGAAATCGATGTTATTGAAGAGATCTTAAGAATCTACGGATACAACAAAATTGATGCTCCACAGAAAATTTCGTTCACACCGGTAAAGCTGAGTGCCAACGATCAGGATGAATTGGAAAACAACTGGGCAAGAACATTGCAGAGTATCGGATTCAATGAAGTAATGAACAACTCGCTGACTTCTGTAAAAGATGAAACCGATGCCGTGAAATTACTGAACCCGTTAAGCGGAGATCTTGCATTCATGAGAAAATCTTTACTGGAAGGTCTTCTTCAGAATGCAGTTTACAATATCAACAGAAAGAATCAGGATATCAAGTTCTTTGAATTCGGCAAAATCTACCATAAGAAAGATAAGTACGAAGAAAGAAAGCAGCTTGCAATCCTTGTTACTGGACGAGATGTTGCCGAAAACTGGTTACAGCCTAAATCTGCCGTAAGCTTCTACAACCTTAAAGCGTACGTAAAAGTTTTATTGGAAAGATTAGGGATCAATTATAAAGAAGTGGCTTTAACTGACGAAAGATTCTCAGATTCACTAGCCTATGAAGCGGATGGGAAAACTCTCGTAAGAATAGGAAAAGTGTCTCCGGTATTGATGAAAGATTTTGATATTGATCAGGATTGTTTCTATGCAGAAATTGAACTTGAATTAGCGCAGGAATTACGTTCTGAAAATGTACTTAAGTTCAGAGATATCCCTAAATTCAACAAGATCAGAAGAGACCTTGCTTTATTAATTGATAAGACGGTAAACTATCAGGATCTTTATCAGACTGCAAAAAAGAATAAGTCTCCGTTCATCAAAAGCATCAATTTATTCGATGTATACGAAGGGAAGAATCTTCCGGAAGGAAAGAAATCTTATGCCATGAGCTTTGAACTTCTGAATGAAGAAAAAACATTGGAAGAGAAAGAAATTTCTGAAGTAATGGATTCTCTGATCAAAGCATTCCAGAAAGAATACAATGCAGAATTAAGATCTTAA
- a CDS encoding gamma-glutamylcyclotransferase family protein, with translation MAYLFSYGTLQKEQVQLETFGRILEGEKGYQLSMVEITDPEVLRKSNQKYHPILEFSGNYEDEVEGMLFEVTEEEILRADEYEVDDYKRIETVFKSGKKGFIYVGK, from the coding sequence ATGGCCTATTTATTTTCTTACGGAACCCTGCAGAAAGAGCAGGTACAGCTTGAAACGTTCGGAAGAATTCTTGAAGGAGAAAAAGGCTATCAACTGAGTATGGTAGAAATTACGGATCCTGAAGTTTTGCGCAAAAGTAACCAGAAATACCACCCAATTTTAGAGTTTTCAGGAAACTATGAAGATGAAGTGGAAGGAATGCTTTTTGAAGTCACAGAAGAAGAAATTCTCCGGGCCGATGAATATGAAGTAGATGATTACAAAAGGATAGAAACCGTTTTTAAATCCGGAAAGAAAGGGTTTATTTATGTGGGGAAATAA
- a CDS encoding M23 family metallopeptidase — translation MKKILLFILLLTFINLFSQKNIKVYHEKKGDTLMLYADNLEIYPMSFVFSGMPELENMKAPEAFKQIQIMPAKSMKNKVTYFIISDKTKKWAVKKMPGYEMYVGDVTLEKYDADYLYDLPFKKGKSFTINQGYNGVFSHQNENSLDFTMPEGTEIAAAREGLVTDVVKHNNTGCPKKSCADQANYITILHSDGSFAQYYHLQQDGVKVNIGDQVKKGDIIGISGNTGWSKGPHLHFICYLPRLEGQKFRKPLKTLFRTGDGSKTEYLVEKKTYSREY, via the coding sequence ATGAAAAAAATACTCCTGTTCATCTTACTTTTAACGTTTATTAATTTATTTTCTCAAAAGAATATCAAAGTGTACCATGAAAAGAAAGGCGATACTTTAATGCTTTACGCGGATAACCTGGAAATTTATCCCATGTCTTTTGTGTTCTCCGGAATGCCGGAATTAGAGAATATGAAAGCTCCGGAAGCCTTTAAACAAATACAGATCATGCCCGCCAAATCAATGAAAAATAAAGTGACTTATTTTATTATTAGTGATAAAACAAAAAAATGGGCAGTGAAAAAGATGCCGGGCTATGAGATGTATGTAGGAGATGTTACTTTAGAAAAGTATGATGCAGATTATCTCTACGATCTGCCATTTAAAAAAGGAAAATCGTTTACCATCAATCAGGGGTATAATGGAGTATTTTCCCATCAAAATGAAAATTCTTTAGACTTTACAATGCCGGAAGGAACTGAAATTGCTGCCGCCAGAGAAGGACTCGTAACAGACGTGGTTAAACATAATAATACAGGATGCCCGAAAAAAAGTTGTGCGGATCAGGCTAATTATATTACCATTTTACACTCAGACGGAAGCTTTGCGCAGTATTATCACTTACAACAAGACGGAGTTAAGGTCAATATCGGAGATCAGGTGAAAAAAGGAGATATTATTGGAATAAGCGGAAATACAGGGTGGAGCAAAGGGCCACATCTTCATTTTATATGCTATCTTCCAAGACTGGAGGGCCAAAAATTCAGAAAACCGCTAAAAACTCTTTTCAGAACCGGAGATGGAAGTAAAACCGAATATCTGGTGGAGAAAAAAACGTACTCAAGAGAATATTAA
- a CDS encoding diacylglycerol kinase family protein has translation MRKPPVHKSFLNAFHGIFQMIKTERNFQIELVAFFINLFLIFYFKLSVSDTVLIIIASAGVLSAEIFNTAIERICDVIQPDFDKRIGFIKDIAAGAVLLMALGSVVVGILVYWKYIFS, from the coding sequence ATGCGAAAACCACCAGTCCATAAAAGCTTTCTGAACGCTTTCCACGGTATTTTCCAGATGATCAAAACGGAAAGGAATTTCCAGATTGAACTGGTGGCTTTTTTTATTAATCTCTTCCTGATTTTCTATTTTAAACTTTCTGTATCAGATACCGTGCTCATTATCATTGCTTCTGCAGGCGTTTTAAGTGCCGAAATTTTCAATACAGCGATAGAAAGGATATGTGATGTCATTCAGCCTGATTTTGATAAGAGAATCGGCTTTATTAAGGATATTGCGGCAGGAGCTGTTCTGCTCATGGCTTTGGGATCTGTTGTTGTAGGGATTCTTGTGTACTGGAAATATATTTTCAGCTAA
- a CDS encoding ribonuclease inhibitor → MSTSNNNNRKMIVINGGHFSNLADFYKEASAVLMKDVDWTVGTLDGFDDILYGGFGLFESKEEIQIIWKESEKSKKDLGFDITRDFYERKIKQGKPFNIELIQQKLNDLMAGNGQTLFEILIEIIESHQNITLILQ, encoded by the coding sequence TTGAGTACTTCAAATAACAATAACAGAAAAATGATCGTCATCAATGGCGGTCATTTTTCAAATCTGGCAGACTTCTACAAAGAAGCTTCGGCCGTCTTGATGAAAGATGTTGACTGGACAGTTGGAACGCTGGACGGTTTTGATGATATCCTTTACGGAGGCTTCGGACTATTTGAAAGCAAAGAAGAAATTCAAATCATCTGGAAAGAATCTGAAAAGTCAAAAAAGGATTTAGGTTTCGATATAACCCGGGATTTTTACGAAAGAAAGATCAAACAGGGAAAGCCTTTTAATATAGAATTGATTCAACAGAAATTGAATGATTTAATGGCAGGAAATGGACAAACCCTTTTTGAAATTTTAATTGAAATTATAGAATCTCACCAAAATATTACCCTAATTTTGCAGTAA
- a CDS encoding GyrI-like domain-containing protein, with the protein MDKIKIEPYKVIGISVRTTNENNQAAKDIPVLWEKLMNENILSKIPNKIDNTVYSIYTDYEKDHTKPYTTLLGCKVENLDTIPEGMIGKSFSGGDYVKFTVNGDLTQGLVINEWLKIWEMDLDRIFTADFESYGEKAQNISEAEVDILIAVK; encoded by the coding sequence ATGGACAAGATAAAAATAGAACCATATAAAGTAATTGGTATCTCAGTAAGAACCACCAATGAAAATAATCAGGCAGCGAAAGACATTCCCGTATTATGGGAAAAATTAATGAATGAGAATATACTCAGTAAAATCCCGAATAAGATAGACAACACAGTTTATTCCATATACACAGACTATGAAAAGGATCATACAAAACCTTACACAACACTGCTTGGATGCAAAGTAGAAAACCTTGATACTATTCCTGAAGGTATGATTGGGAAATCCTTTAGTGGCGGAGATTATGTGAAGTTTACGGTGAACGGAGATTTAACGCAAGGCTTGGTCATCAATGAATGGTTGAAAATCTGGGAAATGGATTTAGATAGAATATTCACAGCCGATTTTGAAAGTTATGGAGAAAAAGCACAAAATATATCGGAAGCAGAAGTGGATATTCTCATTGCGGTAAAGTAG
- the dnaN gene encoding DNA polymerase III subunit beta has protein sequence MKFIISSGELQKALQTVSGVISSSQSRPILENYLFELDGNNVTITASDGETTLVTSLDVKSDDSGKFAVPAKIFQDFIKTYGEQPLTFVVKDNAEGTGSQLEILDEKDNFAVALDNADDYPDLPEFDASQSVAMPAGVLSEALTNTLFATSNDSLRPVMTGVLFQFGENETNFVSTDSHRLVVYKRTDLMNAEPMEFIMPKKPLNIFKNILASSNEDVTIDFNENMAKFTFGKHIWICRLIDGKYPNYTAVIPKENPNVLTINRNLLLGAIKRASIMSNKSTNQVRFKLSANILHLHAEDTEYANKADMQIPCDYNGEDINIGFSSKFLTEMLTILSSDDITMKMSQPNRPGIIEPLDGLEESENILMLSMPVIGL, from the coding sequence ATGAAATTTATTATTTCAAGTGGTGAACTGCAGAAAGCATTGCAAACTGTAAGTGGCGTAATATCAAGCTCTCAATCGAGACCGATTTTAGAAAACTATCTTTTTGAACTAGACGGAAATAACGTTACCATTACAGCTTCTGATGGCGAGACTACTCTTGTTACTTCTTTAGATGTAAAGTCTGACGATTCGGGTAAATTTGCCGTTCCTGCTAAAATTTTTCAGGATTTTATCAAGACCTATGGCGAACAGCCTTTGACGTTTGTTGTAAAAGATAATGCGGAAGGAACCGGAAGCCAGCTTGAGATTTTAGATGAAAAAGACAATTTCGCTGTAGCACTGGATAATGCTGATGATTACCCGGATCTGCCGGAATTTGATGCTTCCCAAAGCGTAGCAATGCCTGCCGGAGTTTTATCTGAAGCGTTAACAAACACTCTTTTTGCAACAAGCAATGACTCTCTTCGTCCCGTAATGACAGGAGTACTGTTCCAGTTTGGAGAAAATGAAACGAACTTTGTTTCCACAGACTCCCACAGACTGGTCGTGTATAAAAGAACAGACCTGATGAATGCCGAGCCAATGGAATTCATCATGCCTAAAAAACCTTTGAACATTTTCAAAAATATTCTGGCCAGTTCCAATGAAGACGTTACAATCGACTTCAATGAGAATATGGCTAAATTTACTTTTGGAAAACATATCTGGATCTGTAGACTGATAGACGGGAAATATCCTAACTATACAGCTGTAATCCCGAAAGAAAATCCTAATGTGTTGACGATCAATAGAAACCTTCTGTTGGGAGCGATTAAAAGAGCGTCAATCATGTCTAATAAATCTACCAATCAGGTAAGATTTAAATTGTCTGCCAATATTCTTCACCTTCATGCAGAAGATACAGAATATGCCAACAAAGCAGATATGCAGATTCCTTGCGACTATAACGGAGAAGATATCAATATTGGTTTCAGCTCTAAATTCTTGACGGAAATGCTTACCATCTTAAGCTCTGACGATATCACAATGAAAATGTCACAACCTAACAGACCCGGGATCATTGAACCTCTTGACGGTCTTGAAGAAAGCGAAAATATTCTGATGTTATCAATGCCGGTAATCGGATTGTAA
- a CDS encoding phosphoribosylformylglycinamidine synthase gives MSNNKRIFVEKRGIFDVESPKIFDEVKAVVPSIKTIKVYNVYDIFNLNDGEFEKVVNSTFVDPVTDILHTENPAEEIYFAMEFLPGQYDQRADSAQQCIALLTGNEKSKVRSGKLIQFEGASEADIVKIKDLLINKVESQEKDLSILNIPADEIPTKVLIHENFINFNDAELEDFFNNHGFALGLDDLKFIQEYFKTEKRNPTETELKVLDTYWSDHCRHTTFETELSDIQFDGEFKHTLETIFNDYIEKRKFLGRELKPISLMDLATVCARYFHKTGNLENLVVSDEINACTIQIEAEYDGKKEPWYLLFKNETHNHPTEIEPFGGASTCLGGAIRDPLSGRSFVFQAMRLTGAADVLEPVDQTLPGKLPQKTITKQAANGYSSYGNQIGLATTMVSEIYDEGYKAKRMEVGFVTGAVPIDWVRREKPENGDSVIILGGATGRDGVGGASGSSKVQDENSIHTMSTEVQKGNAVEERKIQRLFRNPEVTRLIKKSNDFGAGGVSVAIGEIADSLEVNLDVLPLKYEGLNGTELAISESQERMAVVVDPKDKEQFIKFCQDENIVAVEVAKVTDSGRMQMFWKGDKIVDLSREFLDTNGCSKKQDVKITHLEDVKEEILPFTEENFLKILSDKNVASQKGLLEMFDSSVGGTTVAMPLGGKYQQTLMEGSAQTLPILGAKDIETVSFASWGFDAEISKQNSLLGSSYAVIESVAKIVAMGGDYKNIRLSFQEYFEKLGQNPEKWGKPLASLLGAYDAQMNLGLAAIGGKDSMSGTYQDLNVPPTLISFACANGEKKNVISPEFKQSGNKLYFFNHAAQENGLPDYTQLKEVYDFIFESIKAGKIVSVKTVKEGGVAVALAKMSFGNRLGAKVNFADENLLLAKNIGSLIIESKEELNFSTLQLIGEVEDSNVLKISNFEFNIENLLDANTKTFETLFPTKEKEKLTVEIDEKSNSVNPRNIIIKKHGIAQPKVFAPVFPGTNCEYDTLNAFQKEGAIVKSLPLININHQLLDESIDAWVEEIRTSQILAFSGGFSAGDEPDGSAKFIVNVLKNEKMRNAVHELLDRDGMIIGICNGFQALVKSGLLPYGRIKDLDENSPTLAHNAIRRHISQMVNVKVINDESPWLKGMKDQVFTIPISHGEGRFMASEEEIKKLYENGQIATQYIDLDGNIAHGMPFNPNNSLFGIEGVTSPCGKIYGRMGHPERFAKGLMKNIPTANYHNIFKNGVEYFK, from the coding sequence ATGTCTAATAACAAAAGAATTTTCGTAGAAAAAAGAGGTATTTTCGATGTAGAAAGTCCAAAAATTTTTGATGAAGTAAAAGCGGTGGTACCGTCAATCAAAACGATAAAAGTGTACAATGTGTACGATATATTTAATTTGAATGATGGGGAATTCGAAAAAGTGGTCAACAGTACCTTTGTAGATCCCGTAACCGATATTTTACACACAGAAAATCCTGCAGAGGAGATCTATTTTGCCATGGAGTTTCTTCCCGGCCAGTATGATCAGCGTGCAGATTCTGCCCAGCAGTGTATCGCTTTATTAACGGGAAATGAAAAGTCTAAAGTAAGAAGCGGAAAACTGATCCAGTTTGAAGGAGCATCTGAAGCAGACATTGTGAAAATCAAAGACCTTCTGATCAATAAAGTGGAATCTCAGGAAAAAGATCTTTCTATCTTAAATATTCCTGCGGATGAAATACCGACAAAAGTTTTGATCCACGAAAATTTCATCAATTTCAATGATGCCGAACTTGAAGATTTCTTTAATAATCATGGTTTTGCATTAGGATTGGATGACCTGAAATTTATTCAGGAATACTTTAAAACAGAAAAAAGAAATCCTACAGAAACAGAACTGAAAGTTTTAGACACCTATTGGAGCGACCATTGCCGTCATACCACTTTTGAAACAGAACTGTCAGATATCCAGTTTGATGGAGAATTTAAACATACATTGGAAACTATTTTCAATGATTATATCGAGAAAAGAAAATTCTTAGGCCGCGAATTGAAACCTATTTCCTTAATGGATTTAGCCACAGTTTGTGCAAGATATTTCCATAAAACAGGGAATTTAGAAAATCTTGTCGTTTCTGATGAGATCAATGCCTGTACCATTCAGATTGAAGCAGAATACGACGGTAAAAAAGAACCTTGGTATTTGTTATTCAAAAATGAAACCCACAATCACCCAACAGAAATTGAACCTTTCGGAGGTGCTTCAACGTGTTTGGGAGGTGCAATCAGAGACCCATTGTCCGGAAGATCTTTTGTATTCCAGGCGATGAGATTGACAGGGGCTGCTGATGTTTTAGAACCGGTTGATCAAACATTACCAGGAAAATTACCTCAGAAAACAATCACCAAACAGGCTGCCAACGGATATTCATCTTATGGTAACCAGATTGGTTTGGCTACAACAATGGTTTCTGAAATCTATGACGAAGGCTATAAAGCAAAGAGAATGGAAGTGGGATTCGTTACCGGAGCCGTTCCTATTGATTGGGTAAGACGTGAAAAGCCGGAAAACGGTGACTCTGTTATTATTCTAGGAGGTGCCACAGGCCGTGATGGTGTTGGAGGTGCAAGCGGAAGTTCAAAAGTACAGGACGAAAACAGTATCCACACCATGTCTACTGAAGTTCAGAAAGGAAATGCCGTTGAAGAACGTAAAATTCAGAGACTGTTCAGAAATCCTGAAGTAACGAGACTTATCAAAAAATCAAACGATTTCGGAGCAGGAGGAGTTTCTGTAGCGATTGGTGAAATAGCTGATTCTCTAGAAGTAAACCTTGATGTTCTGCCTTTAAAATATGAAGGATTAAACGGAACCGAACTGGCAATTTCTGAATCTCAGGAAAGAATGGCTGTCGTTGTTGATCCTAAAGATAAAGAACAGTTCATCAAATTCTGTCAGGACGAAAATATCGTTGCCGTAGAAGTCGCAAAAGTGACCGATTCAGGAAGAATGCAGATGTTCTGGAAAGGCGATAAAATTGTTGACCTTTCAAGAGAATTCTTAGATACCAACGGATGTTCTAAAAAACAGGATGTAAAAATTACACACCTTGAAGACGTAAAAGAAGAAATATTACCTTTTACAGAAGAGAACTTCCTGAAAATATTAAGCGACAAAAATGTTGCTTCCCAGAAAGGGCTGTTGGAAATGTTTGACTCTTCAGTAGGAGGAACTACCGTTGCCATGCCTCTTGGAGGAAAATACCAGCAGACACTGATGGAAGGGAGTGCTCAGACACTGCCGATTTTAGGAGCGAAGGATATTGAAACTGTTTCTTTCGCAAGTTGGGGATTTGATGCTGAAATTTCAAAGCAAAACTCATTATTAGGATCTTCTTATGCAGTCATAGAAAGTGTTGCTAAGATTGTTGCCATGGGAGGTGATTATAAAAATATCAGATTAAGTTTCCAGGAGTATTTCGAAAAACTGGGTCAGAATCCTGAGAAATGGGGGAAACCTTTAGCTTCTCTTCTGGGAGCCTATGATGCTCAGATGAATCTTGGTCTTGCTGCAATTGGAGGAAAAGACTCCATGAGCGGAACTTATCAGGATCTGAATGTGCCGCCAACATTGATTTCATTTGCCTGCGCAAACGGTGAAAAGAAAAATGTAATTTCACCGGAATTTAAACAGTCTGGAAATAAATTATATTTCTTTAATCATGCTGCTCAGGAAAACGGACTTCCAGATTATACTCAGTTAAAAGAAGTTTATGATTTCATTTTTGAAAGTATAAAAGCTGGGAAAATAGTTTCTGTGAAAACGGTTAAAGAAGGAGGTGTTGCTGTAGCTTTAGCAAAAATGAGTTTTGGAAATAGGTTAGGAGCTAAGGTGAATTTTGCTGATGAGAATCTATTATTAGCTAAAAATATCGGAAGCCTGATCATTGAATCTAAAGAAGAATTAAATTTTTCAACTCTTCAATTGATTGGTGAGGTTGAAGATTCAAATGTGTTGAAAATCAGTAATTTTGAATTTAATATCGAAAATTTACTTGATGCTAATACAAAAACATTTGAAACCCTTTTTCCAACTAAAGAAAAAGAAAAACTGACGGTTGAAATAGACGAGAAATCAAACTCAGTCAACCCTAGAAATATCATCATTAAGAAACACGGAATTGCTCAGCCGAAAGTTTTTGCTCCGGTATTCCCGGGAACAAACTGCGAATATGACACGCTGAATGCATTCCAGAAAGAAGGAGCAATTGTTAAGAGTTTACCTTTAATCAATATCAATCATCAGTTACTTGATGAAAGTATTGATGCCTGGGTAGAAGAAATTAGAACATCTCAGATTTTAGCATTCTCAGGAGGTTTCTCAGCAGGAGACGAGCCGGACGGTTCCGCTAAATTTATCGTAAATGTTTTAAAGAACGAAAAGATGAGAAATGCTGTTCATGAATTATTGGACAGAGACGGAATGATCATCGGAATTTGTAATGGTTTCCAGGCCTTGGTTAAATCCGGTCTGTTACCTTACGGAAGAATTAAAGATCTGGATGAAAACTCTCCGACATTGGCTCACAATGCCATCAGAAGACATATTTCCCAGATGGTAAACGTGAAGGTGATCAATGATGAAAGTCCTTGGTTAAAAGGGATGAAAGATCAGGTATTTACCATTCCGATCTCTCATGGTGAAGGACGTTTCATGGCTTCAGAAGAAGAAATCAAGAAGCTGTATGAAAACGGACAGATTGCGACCCAATATATCGACCTTGATGGAAACATTGCCCACGGAATGCCTTTCAACCCTAATAATTCATTATTCGGAATTGAAGGAGTTACCAGCCCGTGCGGAAAGATTTACGGAAGAATGGGGCACCCGGAGCGTTTTGCAAAAGGCCTCATGAAAAACATACCGACTGCGAATTATCACAACATATTCAAAAACGGAGTTGAGTACTTCAAATAA
- a CDS encoding SGNH/GDSL hydrolase family protein, whose protein sequence is MKKMIYGLFFGDSITYGEYDGVFGGWVDILKRYALQQFHEGSNELILFNLGIGGETTEGLLKRMPYEMAARNSPDRNIIFIGYGANDLVVKSGNQLISPVQFRENIKTAVQQAQQYSSDIYLVSILPFSQKVDGVETPAGKLRTNAEALIYNQILKDTAAENSLHYIDFHAAIVDDKEILLSEDGVHPNEKGYGIMAETAISIIEKYL, encoded by the coding sequence ATGAAGAAAATGATTTACGGACTGTTCTTCGGGGACAGTATTACGTACGGAGAATATGACGGAGTGTTCGGCGGATGGGTAGATATCCTGAAAAGATATGCATTACAGCAGTTTCATGAAGGAAGCAACGAGCTGATCCTTTTCAATCTTGGTATAGGTGGGGAAACCACGGAAGGCTTACTGAAAAGAATGCCTTATGAAATGGCTGCCAGAAATTCTCCGGATAGAAATATTATTTTTATCGGGTATGGTGCCAATGACCTTGTGGTAAAGAGTGGAAATCAGCTGATATCTCCAGTACAGTTTAGAGAAAATATCAAAACAGCAGTTCAGCAGGCACAGCAATATTCAAGTGATATTTACCTTGTGAGCATTCTTCCGTTTTCTCAAAAGGTAGATGGGGTAGAGACTCCTGCGGGAAAACTGAGAACGAATGCTGAGGCTTTAATCTATAATCAGATCCTTAAAGATACAGCGGCTGAAAATTCTTTACATTACATTGATTTCCATGCTGCGATTGTAGATGATAAAGAAATTTTACTTTCTGAGGACGGGGTACATCCTAATGAAAAAGGCTATGGTATAATGGCTGAAACGGCAATATCAATCATAGAAAAATACTTATAA